Proteins encoded in a region of the Quercus lobata isolate SW786 chromosome 8, ValleyOak3.0 Primary Assembly, whole genome shotgun sequence genome:
- the LOC115957355 gene encoding glutaredoxin-C9 has translation MQEAIPYKSWQPLHTRTHFINNNTNIPQLVSSKALKAEESENIMLNMVAENAVIVIARRGCCMSHVVKRLLLGLGVNPAVYEVDEKDEVGVVKELEMISNGKDGKVQFPAVFIGGRLFGGLDRVMATHISGELVPILKEAGALWL, from the coding sequence ATGCAAGAAGCAATACCTTACAAGTCATGGCAACCACTTCACACCAGAACccacttcatcaacaataataCCAATATACCTCAGCTTGTTTCATCCAAAGCCTTAAAAGCTGAGGAATCAGAAAATATTATGTTAAACATGGTGGCAGAGAATGCAGTGATAGTAATTGCTAGGCGTGGGTGCTGCATGAGCCATGTAGTGAAGCGCTTACTTTTAGGCCTCGGTGTAAACCCTGCAGTTTATGAGGTTGATGAGAAAGATGAGGTTGGGGTTGTTAAGGAATTGGAGATGATTAGCAATGGAAAAGATGGGAAGGTTCAATTTCCGGCAGTGTTTATTGGGGGCAGGTTGTTTGGTGGATTGGATCGGGTTATGGCTACACATATTTCTGGAGAGTTGGTTCCTATATTAAAAGAAGCTGGGGCCTTGTGGCTCTGA